The Acomys russatus chromosome X, mAcoRus1.1, whole genome shotgun sequence genome segment GTGCTTCTCAGCctgcttccatgtgtgtgtggatgatgTGTCAAAGGACAGTAGATTAATTTAGGAGAGAATCCCATAAACAAGAGTGTAGTGATAGTGAGGCCTAGATATCTGAAGATAAGCTGTGCCCAAATCCTTGGCTGACCACCAACATATTCAGGTGCAGGTGAAACTCCCAGGAAGCCTAGGTAAAAATAGCAGCAGCAAGAAGCTGTAATAACTGCACAAATATATCAGGTGCTACACACCACAGGGGATATAATATTTGGAGTTTGAATCCATGCAAGTGAACTGCTTACTAGTGTGAACAATAACATTTCCTCAGAATATAATGTAATTCAGAATCACTGATATGGGTATCTATAATTTCCAATTTTACCACAAAATTATGGATATGTATGGAATCAGGAATGTTTAAAACCCTTGGTGGGAGGCAATCACTGAAAAATGAATCAGAAAAGATGCATATCTTGGGTATAGCTGAGAAAACTTCAAGGGTGCAAGAAGGTTAACTAAAGatagttataaaaaataaaatatcaattcaATTAatcagagaacaaagaaactcttaacctagaaataaaaatattttaaaaacaacaaaaattcaaaagttcactaacagaaatgaaaatgtattcgATAAAATGAAGAGGTTCCTATTCATTCAAAGGTTGcaaaaaatgtgaaatttaagATGGATCTGTGGAAAGAATACAACTTAATgaacacagggaagaaaaaaaataagaatatgtgAAACTAAATTCCAGGGAAAAATATAAAGTTACTTCTCTGTGATTGCATTTGctacttttgttgctgtgataaaacacagtgaccaaaagcaacttatggaaggaGTTTGTCTTGGATCTTAGTTTCAGAGAGAGTCTATCCTAGTGGAAGGCATGATAACAggagcaagaagcagagagttcACATCTTCAAAATGGAATCACAAATCAAAGAGGGAGAAAACTGGAAGCAGGGGGACGCTATAGAATCTCAAAGTCCATCTTCAATGACACACTTTTTCCACCAACACTATATTCCTTAACCTCCCCCCAAATAACGCCACTAAcagaaccaagtgttcaaaactCACACCCATGGGGGACAGAGCCTATTAAAAGTACCACAATGAGCCTCAATCAAAGCAAGGAAAATACTTACAAAATTattattactaaggattttaacatttaaattattcCAAGTCAAAGATGAGGCAAAAATCTTAGTCATAGAGTAAGAGAACAAAAATGTGCCTGTAGGTTGTTTTCTCCATAAAAACCAGGAGGAGAAGGCATTGGCCCATATTCATACTGTGAGAAGATATAATCAACTAGAACACACTAAATAGATGAATACTCTGTCTGACAGGAATTAtctattaaacaaaaatatcttccaaaaaataaaacatgatgaaTACATCTCTGgcaacaataaaaatgaaggaacttGTCTCCAGCACACCTTCATGGTAAGAAATACTATACGAAATTGAAGGGAAATGCTGTGAAATGGTGTGTCCCATCTATGATTTAAATCCAAcactatgacattttaaaaaattattctcctAATACATTGTGAAGCTTAGGCCTATTTGAAGTAAAAActgtaaaaatgtattatttggtttatttgaaCATTATGAGGGTGGTGAGATTactgtaaatttattataaaattcttatgttttatttgaaataatttttcgCCCCAAAGAGGTTATGGTAGGTTAAGATGAATGACAGAATCCACGGAATAACTAATGAAAACAGAACTAAGAAATATATCTTACAAACCATTAGAAGAAGCCAGATGGAACAGACAAAAATTAACACTGAGGAAAGCAAGACAAGAACAGTGTCTGACACCTTTGCAAACAAATACTAAGGTGTCAGACATTATTCTTAATCACATTAAATGTAAATGGTTTAAATACTTGCATTAAGCAGAGTAAACTGTAAAGATAGATATAAGGAAGAACTATAGACTTTCTTAAAAGTCCATaaaagatacataataaatataaaaatgtaagtagTACTACCTCTAAGATGAAAATATCTTCATTGTAAAATGTTAATATGTGAGGAATGTATATcaattgtatgtatgtaaaaaCTTTACATTAGGTGTTGTGAGGCGGGCGCGGGGTGAGAGCGCCAAGGGCCTCAGCCGGGTCAACGCTAGTGTCACTTGTCTGGGTAGCGGCGTCGCTGTGAACACACGGCCATGGCTGGAGCGCTGGTGCACAAAGCGGTGGACTATGTCCAGAGCAAGGACTTTCAGGACTATCTCATGAGTACGCACTTCTGGGGCCCGGTTGCCAACTGGTGTCTCCCCATTGCTGCCATCAATGACATGAAGAAATCTCCAGAGATCATCAGTGGGCGGATCACTTTCGCCCTTTGTTGCTACTCTTTGACATTCATGAGATTTGTCTACAAGGTGCAGCCTCGAAACTGGCTTCTGTTTGCATGCCACGTAACAAACGAAGTAGCACAGCTCATTCAGGGAGGCCGGCTTATCAACTATGAGATGAGTAAGCGGGCAACTGCATAGCCTCCAAGGACCAGCTCTTGAAAGGGCCAGTGTCCCAGCCACTATTGCCGAGCCACAGATCACATCAGCATGAACAGTCTTGCTGAGGGGAAAACACAGATGCTATGTCTAATAACCATGCCAACATTATAGAATAGCGGGGGTCCCTAACCCAACTCTCGGCTGCCTTATTAATGCTAAAACTTATTTGTCTTCATCGAGAGTAGTTCAAAGTATGTACCTAATGTAATAATTCTGAGTGACGATTCTCTCTATAGCCATCTACGGCAATATGTATATTATCTATTGGAATTGTGTATAAATCTAAGGGAACAAAATTTTATAACTATAAGCACTTAAGTACTCAAAACTCTTGACTTTTTCTTTAGCAACTACAGTACAGTACATCCCTGAGTTGGTCATATGTCTACACGTAATTTCCAATGGTAACAAGTGCCAGTGTTTTCCATATAGTGTAAGTCAGATCTGTAACTTAATGGCAATAAATGATTTAAACATTtgctaaaaaaccaaaaaaaacctttACATTAGTTCTTAATATAGGAAattacaacaatagaaacaaaagacaaatgtaCAAACATATTTGCAAAatttgacatatttttaaaaagaaaattgtcatattgtgaatgtatgtatgatTGGGTATGGATATGCATGTCACATTGCATATATGAAAATCTAAGGATAACTTTGTGAGGCCAgttctttaatgccagcattcgggAACCAGTGGCaaaagatctttgtgagttcaaagttaTTCTGGGGTGTTATTATGGAGTCATAGCTGACCTGGAGTCAAACTCaagcccacctgcctgcctctgtctctggacagacctagagaaataaacaaattaaattaatacataaaatcTAGTCTCACAAAGAAAGCCCAGGACCACATTGTTTCACTTATGAATTCTATCAGTTAAGAGGacttgctcaaactaaggcaccagccaaggaaaatacaggcggtaaactttaaaccccttcccagatctagctaatggtcagaacattctccacagttgagtggagagtgggatatgactttctcacgtactctggtgcctcacatttgaccatgtcctctggagggggagacctggtggcactcagaggaaggacagcaggttgccaagaagaaacttggtaccctatgagcatatacagggggaggtaatccccctcaggaacagtcataggggaggggaataatgggaaaatgggggggtggagaatgggaggatacaagggatgggataaacattgagatgtaacaagaataaattaataaaaaaaaaaaaacatccctTACAAActacttaaaaatagaaaaagaagtaatactttctaattctttctatATTGTTAGTATTGCCTTGAAAGCAAAGCCAGACAAAAGCCACCAGAATAAAATATTGCTTTAGAACAACAGTTGTTATATATGTTgacaaaaaacacttaaaaaataccAGCAAGGAGTGTTGAACATTATATAAAAAGGATTATACACTTTGACCAAATAGCATTTATTGTATCTTAGAAAGGTGACTAAAAGTACACAAATCTACcaatataagacaaaaaaaaaaaaaaaaaaaaaagaaaaaagaaaaaagaaccaacACCCACACAAGCAACTCAATAACCACAGAAATGCATCTGACTaaacataacaaaatatcatAATTAAAACCACTCAACATGTACAAAtagaaaggttttttgttgtttttttttttgttttgttttgttttgttttgttttgttttacctgaTAAAGGGTATGTAAGAAAAGCTCATTATCATTCTGATTGAGTGCTTATGTCCTAAAATGAGAAATGTGACAAATATGCCCACTCCCACTGCTTTTATTCAGCATCATACTAGAAGTTCCAGTCTTGGAAATGTAGTTTTaacttaggaaagaaataaaatatattcaggtTTAAAAGGAAAGTTTAAGACTAAATTATAGTTTAAGATGATATGGCTTTGCATGGCTAAGCGACTTGGAAAAAGTTCAATGAATAAATGAGTTCAGTCAGTGTAtgagttgcttttctgttgctttgataaagtaccatgaccgaaagcaaattgagaaaaaaaataatttgactaACAGTTCCAGAGGAATGGAATCTACCACAGCAGTAATGCAATACCATGGTGGCAAGAGCAGAAAACTGTCTGATCACATTTTCTTCTGtacccaggaagcagaaacagagaaggtggaggagagaaaaagaaaaaaaaaagaacaggaggtGGTATAAGGCCATAA includes the following:
- the LOC127184819 gene encoding mitochondrial pyruvate carrier 1-like → MAGALVHKAVDYVQSKDFQDYLMSTHFWGPVANWCLPIAAINDMKKSPEIISGRITFALCCYSLTFMRFVYKVQPRNWLLFACHVTNEVAQLIQGGRLINYEMSKRATA